The genomic DNA TTTAGAAGGATGAACATTTGAATTGTCTTCTCTAGTTCCATTTTTCTCTGATATAGACATTTgaacaaaatgtattttctagCCATCTCTTAAAAATTAACTAGTTGCTTAATTTGTTCTGTTTGCAATGATTGTCTCCTTAGCAatgtttttttacttttgaatTCTTTGGGGAAAACAGGAGCTGTTGGCATAAGCACTTTTTGACCACAAGAAAGAAGGCTGGATATCTTGTTACTGACATTGATATCTGAGATGGGAGGGTGAGGATTCACATTTAAGGGTGGCAGAAATCCTGGTCTGGTCTGTGTAATGTTGTGATCTAAAGGAAATGCTCCAGAACCACGCCTTTCTAAAAGCGCATGATTTCTCCTGCTCAGGGGGCCTGGGGGGGTACTCTCCAACAATTCTTTGGACCCTGACAACAAGGAAGGAGATGTcgacaggatttttttctttcctgtaagtGCTTTGCCATCTTCTAAAGTTGTAGGGGTAAGACCGGCTGACAGCTGGGAATCAGAGCTGTAGTGATTTGCTCCTGAGTTTCTTTTCTGAACTATATTTCTTAATGTGGAAGCACATATTGTCTGGTTAGAGTCTGGGTCCTGGTCAACTGGGATGTCAGTGCATTGCTGACTtccttctgaaaaaaatgcttggtAATTTATTTCATCGTATGACATCTTTCTTGAGCTGGTCTGATCAAAGGCTCTTAGCAGATGTGCAGTGTCTTTTACATCAATACTTTGGTGCCTAGTGATGAATCGCTTGGAAAGTGCCAGCCCATTGATTTTGTAGGATAATTCTTCCTCTGGAGTAATATCCTGGAGCTCTTCTTGTAAGGAGGCCACTCTGTTCTGGTGCATTAATGAGGGGGGACTCTTGATCCAGGGTGAAGCCTGAGGTAGCTTGGGCCCGTTAGGAGCCATACCAGGCTTCCTCACAGGGGAGACTGGGTCTCCCATATCATCAGTGCTTCCTGAGGGCTCCAGATCTTTAAAGCCAAAAAGCGTCATTTCAGTTTCAGAAGAATGTGAACGTGACAATGAGActgtttttaagtctatttttgaaGGAGTGGCACAGGTGGCTGGGGAATGACCCCCATCTATATCCGCAGGAGGCATATTTAAGTACTGTTGGGTCGTGTGCCTGCCAGAGGGCGATTTTGCTGTTGTTATGATAATGACCTCTTTCCCTTTTGCCTTGCAAGCACTAAGTAAAACTTTCAGGGTCTCTCTGTCTTCTGAATTTATGGCATAAACAAGGGCCGAGTAACTAGAATGGTCTTGCAAGCTGAGGTCAGCCCCACTCTTTAGGAGCAAAGAAACAACTTCAGGACCTGCTTTTTCTAAGCAAGCGTGCATCAAAGCAGTTTTCCCAGATTTGTCCTGTATGTTGGGATCAGCATTGTTTTCTAACAAGTATTTAACCATTTTGGCTTTACTGACACCCTGGTGATCAACATGTTTGGTCTTACAAGCAATCATTAAAGGTGTTTCCCCACGATCATTGCTCTCATTAATGTAGGCGCCACCTTCCAGCAAGAGTCTTGTAAGGCGAAGCCGGCTCTGATGGACCGCTTTGATCAGGGAATTTCCATCACTAGAAAGTTCTATACCTTCATCCATCTTCAGAAGTCAGAATCAATACTGGTTATCAAAGAAGATGAAGAACAAAAGGTTAGCCAGAATCAATGGCCCAATTTATATTCATGTTATTCACAATTAatttctgaaatatgtatagaggaagaagacataaataagatGTTATTAACAAATATGGAGCAAAATAGTaaattgtaaaatttaaaaaaaatttttaatagtaaCAACCTTTAGGGAGGTACAAGGTAAAATATACTTTCAAAATCTTCGTTGAATATTGATAACACTAGCCTAGAACTTCTCTAAATCTCACATTAATTAAACAATAATCCACTTATTTTCTACTtgtgaaaaatacttttataaatgatattaaaatgcaaatttaagcaaaaaagccaaaattctgtgtaattgcaACCGAATCAACTGAAATAGAGCATGTTTACGatagcttaatttaaaaaacttcttaGCATTAAGTTACTTAAACATGTCCTTCAGTTAAATAATGCAACTAAGATCTAGATTTTCAGTTTGAGGGGCATTGTGatgtttttcttaaaagatgaaaaacatttggactagaaaatgttaaaataactgACACAATGTCTGGAATTCTCACTGAGATAGGAATGGTGTGCATGTGatcatgcatttttttctgattccattATTTAAATCATATACTGACTAGATTATGGGGTTAGCAACATACTGGTGGGTTAAATTTTGACAGCAGTACATTTTCTCTGAAAAAGAAGTTTTCTAGGCTAGAAGTAAAGACATGTAgactttataaacattttattaaaactgaaaattattcatttttaatttatttaaataatttagattCAAATTCATTCAAAAGATAATTTCATTAG from Camelus bactrianus isolate YW-2024 breed Bactrian camel chromosome 3, ASM4877302v1, whole genome shotgun sequence includes the following:
- the ANKRD34B gene encoding ankyrin repeat domain-containing protein 34B, coding for MDEGIELSSDGNSLIKAVHQSRLRLTRLLLEGGAYINESNDRGETPLMIACKTKHVDHQGVSKAKMVKYLLENNADPNIQDKSGKTALMHACLEKAGPEVVSLLLKSGADLSLQDHSSYSALVYAINSEDRETLKVLLSACKAKGKEVIIITTAKSPSGRHTTQQYLNMPPADIDGGHSPATCATPSKIDLKTVSLSRSHSSETEMTLFGFKDLEPSGSTDDMGDPVSPVRKPGMAPNGPKLPQASPWIKSPPSLMHQNRVASLQEELQDITPEEELSYKINGLALSKRFITRHQSIDVKDTAHLLRAFDQTSSRKMSYDEINYQAFFSEGSQQCTDIPVDQDPDSNQTICASTLRNIVQKRNSGANHYSSDSQLSAGLTPTTLEDGKALTGKKKILSTSPSLLSGSKELLESTPPGPLSRRNHALLERRGSGAFPLDHNITQTRPGFLPPLNVNPHPPISDINVSNKISSLLSCGQKVLMPTAPVFPKEFKSKKTLLRRQSLQTEQIKQLVNF